TTTGCAGGATTTTTGATTAAAGGTAATATCATAACCACTATCACTTAGTTGACTTATAGATAATAGATTATGCATTAGTCATCAACAAGTAAAACATTAGTTATAAAGGGAAGAAACCCATTACCTATCATTTCGAAGCCTATAATTTTTCCTTTTTGATCGCCTCCAAAGCCTACGACTCCTCCAGGCTTAAATCCCAGACTTTGAAACATATGTCTTCTTCCTGTCATACGGTAAGAGCATCTAGAATCCAAGTACAATGACTGATGCTTCAGTTGACCAGCTTAGgagatttctttttattttgattctgAGTCCTCTTCATATTTTGAATGGATATATATTGGGAGATCCAACATGAATCATTAAAGTTGCGTTGGCAAGTTCCTATTCAGATTCTTCTTCTAAAGAATCATGAGAATATTTGATTGCTTTAAGAATTATCTTCTTTCTTTTGACAATCCTCTTCTTAGAACTCTCTTACTGAAGCATTGGGCACTCATATTTGAAATGACCTGGTTTATTGCACTCATAGAGAAAAGAAAAGCAATCACATAGAGACTAAAACACCGACCCGCATGTTATCATACAATCCCTTATACAAGAggaaatcccacccttaccttagatgaTGAATTTGAAGCTTCTCTAATGAAGATTCTTCTTATTTTATGCCCTAGCTCTCTTTTTCCTTTCTGCTCAATTCCATGTTCTGACAGTTCTGTCCCCTTATTCCCTTAATCTTACTACTCCACACCCAAGGGTCCCTCTAACACATCAAATCATAACCAAACACACACAATCACATAATTTATTTACGAAAATTCATTAAATAAATCGGGGCGTTACATAATGCAGTAGGTAGAAGGAGTTGGTAATGGTGAGAAACACGTGAATGTAGCTTTAAAGTTTGATCTTGAGTGTATATTAGAAATGGGTTGAGAGGTAGAGatgaattttgtttttttgaaaaatgaagaaggagaagaaggaagGTCTAGCGCGACATTTAAATATGTTCATCTAGTTCGGAGTTGCATCTGCGAACtagttttttctattttaaaaaaaagtatgtttggagatgcatctccaaacatACCCTTAAAATGACTTTGGTTGTGCATCTctgatttttattttcataaatatgaAATTTGGTGCGTTCGGAGTTGCATCTCTGAAAATGAGGGGCATTTTTGGAATTTTGTAGAGGGTCTAGGAGAATGTATAAGAGTGGGATGAGAAATTGCCTAATGTTAAGCATAATTGTCAAAACAATCACTAATAACAAAGCTCAATTAATTGAGGATTTAACATGCCACCCCCTAAATTATATTTCACATcacccaatttttttttaattctcaaaTTGTCCATGAACAAATTTAGGGGGTGACAAGAACGAAATTTTCGGTAGATTTTCCAAAAATTTTGTAACGTACCAAATTTCccatatgaatttttaaaataaattaaattaaattttatactaTCGAAAATTCGAAATTTCCGATAAATTTTGAAAAGTGATGCAATTTActggaaatttcaaaatatccagtaataaaaaaaatatttttttttgttgaaaatgaactaccgaattttttgaaaaatcagataatttttttcagaatttttgaaaaaatatcatattttcttgaaatttctagtaatttcaaaaaaaaatataaaaacataaaagtaaTAGCACCCATTATTAGGGGATCCACATATAATTTTGAAGGTGGCATCTTGAATCCTCCAATGAATTATATCACCTATttgatcatttattttaaatttctagtAAATGAGTATTTTACTcaccttttatttttaaatcccataatattattattttgtaaaGGTCTAAGTAGGGGACTTAAAACCTTACtttctataaaaaattgtttataaCATAAgacttttttttccatttttaaaaaatataaaatctaaaaaatactatttaacaaaaagttaatatttttttaaaatattttttctaatcattcaattttctaaaaaaaaaatatcaatgttTTTCTTAAtactttttataagaaaatttcaaaaaataaacaatttttccTGTAAAGAAAAACTCTtgaaaaaaattctttttaaaatttaaaaacttttttattGAGGATATTTAGTttaggacaaaacttaggtacaattctttaagtgtggttcttattattttttaatgaaaatatgacaagtgtataatttcctcttacacgtatgcaaatttctcctatttttactcgttaaatgatatttaagtgtatatttattatattttcattggaaaatagtaagaaccacacctcAAAAATTGTACCTAAATTTTGTTCTTTAGTCTAAGAGATCTACTTATTTTAAGACtcgtttatttttaaaattttaaactcctaaggattaaaaaattaaatcactGTTTTTAAAAACTCTTTTAATGGACCATTATGGTGTTAGGTGTAAGTGTGTAAGGgcatatattgaaaaaaaaacaagtcCTTGATATATCAACAATTCGAGAAATGTACTTGTGAcactttaaattatattatatgacACCCCCTCATTTTTCATTATTCTAAAAACGATCTTGGTAAAatggaaatattttttttgaactaaatttttaaaataaaattgaaatttttagtaTATATAAAATTTTTGATAGTTAATTTAAAATTTCTGGTAAGATACAATtagtttcaaaaaatttaaaatttgtgatAAAATCTTGTAAATTTTGAAGTTAATAGTAAAATccttaaaattttgaaattggaGGTAAAATTTCCGATAAAATCTAatggaaatttcaaaaatttctagTAAAGTTtagaaaatttcaaataaaatctcCCTTAAATTTTTAGATTTCCGATAAAATCTActgaaattttcaaattttctaataaaatctgcaaaaaaatttaaaatttccgataaaaatctcagttttttaaaaatttccagTGTCGCCCAGGAGATttcaaactttttgaagaaaacttTAAATAAGattattttgttctttttattcatTTTGAGGGTGCCAGATATAAATATAAGTGTGGGATGTGGGGTGGCAGGTAAATTTCTCCAATCGGATCATCCACCAAACACAATATACATTCATCCACCAAACACAATAAGGATGGGCACAAGAGGAGGGTGCATTGGAAAGCACTCCTCATTATTAAACACCCCACATTTTTAAGAGATGGATTGAGAAACTTTCTATACTCGACTGACCATGTCCAAGAGCCCGAAACAACCCTCGGTCATCAACTAGCATAATCTCAAGTTAATATAATAAACACACCAAGAAGAAGATAATTAAACCCAATATGAAATATCCTAACAAAATGTCaagtatattataaataaataaaaaatgtttcaAACTAACTTGACCCTGGTCTGTACACATAACTCTGCCCACAAGGCACACCTGTAAGGAAAAATGCAAATCTTTTGAAGATATGCTGGTTGGCCAGTACCACTGATGAGAACATACATCAGAACGGATTCAGAACCAACAGAAGACCTGTCTACAACACTAAAATACAGACATCTAAAAAACCTCCAAGGCAACAATATCTGCTAAGTTTTACAATCATGAAAAGATAAATATAACCCTATTCAACAAAACCATTAACAATGTCATGTATAGAGATACAGCGGATGTTCTAAGTCACCTTTGTTTGCCTCAGAGAGATGCTCTAGGACTCAGAATTAGGAGTTTTATTGGCGCGAGATGGGGACCATAGGCATTGAGGAAGACGGGTTGTAGTAGTTTCCATCAGAACCCTGAAAACCCTGATATGGATTCATTTGAGGTGTATAAGGAGATACATTGTTCATGGAAATCCCAGCTGCGGGATAGGCTGCCATATTTGACGGCTGTTGAATCACGCCATAGCTATATGCCATATTGTTAACAGGCCCTACATTCTGCATGAACTGCGGCACAGGGTATTGTTGAGGCATTGGTGGCGGTGGGGGTAGTGGGGGAGGTGATGATGAGGGTGGAGGTGGTGGCTCATTTGGAGTAGATTGCTGGTTGGATGAAGATGCATAGTGTTGGGTAGGTTCAGAAAGCGAAAAGGGAGGAAGTGGTTGTTGAGGATTCTGAGATGGCACATAAGATTGCCCATCATTCTCAAGCTTAGCCCTCTTTTCGGAGTGATAATCAGAAGAAGACTCTGTCATCGGATTGCCTATGACACCTTCTGATGCTAAAGAGGATAGCACATAAGACAGCATCTGGGCAGAGGATGTGGATGCAGTCAGCTTTGCTGCCACTGCGGCGGCTGCAGACTTGCGTGGATCTTCCTCACCGTGTCCAGAATTTTGAGGAAACATAATTTGTGGTGAATACATTAATGGGGCTGATAGCTCTCTGTCGCCAGAATTAAAACTTGCAGGTGTCATGGAGGTCTGAATTTCCTTTGAGCTCTGTTCAACTAATGACTGAATATTGTTGCGGTTCAGTAACTGTTGGCAGGTATTGTTCGCATGTTCCCACTGAGCACTTGCAGCCTGAAATATTTAAAAGTCAAGTAGTCAAGTACTCAAATATATGAAAGAGACTTGTGCGGCATTAGGCCACAACGTTCCTAAATTTCAACTTGAAGAGCAAACTTTTCCAAATTATCCCAATGTGTCTCTAAACAACAAATATTTTTCTGTTCTCACCTACTTTTTTCCTCAATTATCTGCTAGCCATTAAGAGATTTGATATACCTAAGTATCTTTCCACACATAACTAAAGACGTTCAATGCATATATAATGCATCAAAAGACTCGTATTGGTTAAAAATGCCTTATAGTCATGTTCTACAACGTTATTAATTTGAAATGCATTACAATCAAATCTACTACCTTATCAAGGCTGCTGTGACATTTACTGGTTTCATATTGACGAAGTTTTAAATCATCCATCTGGTGGTTGGGAGCCATTTTCCAATAGATTAACTTAAAAGAAGGGTAAATATTAATTCTAAGGTACCCTCTCCTCACAAGAGGGATATTTTAAAGTTATTCTATGATGCACTTTTTCTAGTTTATGAGAAAAGCACTACAATtgttttaaactaaaaaattagCTTCTACTGACTAAAGATAAATGATAGATAGAGTATTTTTAGTGCTCGTTTATTTCTAAAAATATACAGAATGAGAGCAGCTATAACTAATCAACAAGTTTGCGTAGGTTCCATACCTGGATCTGGCTACGAACTTGACCCAGCTTGAATTCCTGAGAACAAAAACATGTTAAAATAATACAGTTTTAGGTAGTTCTGCAGTTAAGTAAATTTATTGTGTTAAAAAAGAACCTGATCCTGAAGAGCCTCTCTCAGATGAGACACAAGGCCAGCTCTTGATGATTCTAGCGTTGTTAACTGCTCAATGCAGTCCTTTAGTATGGCATTATGCCCCTGGAGCTCATTCACTACCGCAGATCCATGGAAGTTCCCTACACATAGATGATTGAGTCACATTAACAGGAAATGAATATAATAATGTTATTTACTTACCTTGACAACACAAGCTCAAAGAATAAAGATGAATTGTTGATTTAAAAGCGAGTTATGATCAAACAGTAATTTGAGCTAATGCT
The sequence above is drawn from the Vicia villosa cultivar HV-30 ecotype Madison, WI unplaced genomic scaffold, Vvil1.0 ctg.001168F_1_1, whole genome shotgun sequence genome and encodes:
- the LOC131633715 gene encoding uncharacterized protein LOC131633715 — translated: MGSTFNSQILVEKLAKLNGSQTSIETLSHWCIFHMNKAKQVVETWAKQFHCSPHEKKLAFLFLANDIIQNSRRKGSEFVGEFWKVLPDCLRDVTQNGDEHARSQALRLVGIWEERKVFGSRGQILKEEFIGKHDLKPMNVKPTNVKPMNVKLRPSAGNALDKIVSGYQHIYAGQTDEDVVLSKCRNAISFLEKADKEIVHGSNSGNFHGSAVVNELQGHNAILKDCIEQLTTLESSRAGLVSHLREALQDQEFKLGQVRSQIQAASAQWEHANNTCQQLLNRNNIQSLVEQSSKEIQTSMTPASFNSGDRELSAPLMYSPQIMFPQNSGHGEEDPRKSAAAAVAAKLTASTSSAQMLSYVLSSLASEGVIGNPMTESSSDYHSEKRAKLENDGQSYVPSQNPQQPLPPFSLSEPTQHYASSSNQQSTPNEPPPPPSSSPPPLPPPPPMPQQYPVPQFMQNVGPVNNMAYSYGVIQQPSNMAAYPAAGISMNNVSPYTPQMNPYQGFQGSDGNYYNPSSSMPMVPISRQ